One Cucumis melo cultivar AY chromosome 8, USDA_Cmelo_AY_1.0, whole genome shotgun sequence genomic window, tggaaggacaaacccgcaatatttaaaaaatggggCTATGTTATACGAGCAGTTTGTTAGATTTAGATAAGTTTCCCATTATATTATGTAatatcctaatatataaattaataaaattagaaaattatatcTTTCTTTGCAAACAAATAATATTCATAGCATTCAAAATCCAAcgatttcaaatttattggaaaattttgtactttaatttcaattttgggaaaaagaaaagttatttatttctttttaagaaaatgaaatatatggtttctttcgtttctaatttaatttagtaatttatTTGTTGTATAAATCTAACATCCTTCTTTTTCCAGAGTTTGTAATGGATCTTCCCGATCACTTTATATTGGAGATTTTGAGCCGTTTCTCTATCAATGAAGTAGGTAAAATTTAAGCCCTTTCAAAATTCTATAACAAAACTAGCTTAGCTACAATTCTCATTATAAAACATCAATATTCGAAAACTAACATGAACTTATCTTAGATGACTTCCTCCCCCAATCTCTCAAATCCAATGCCTATGTCTTCCTTTGTTTCTCCACAACCCAACAACAATTCTCCACCCTCGAATTTATCTTTGAGTTTCCTCCCCGCTAGAAATCCTCAAATCCGAGCTGTGCTCCAACTTTCCACGCAGCAATGGAAAGGACTTCCTATTCCTAAAACTCGATATTGCCATGTatgttttttgtttaaatgCTCTGCACTCCAAAATCTTACGTTTATCCGGAGATCAAATTCCTTCTAAAAGCACTTTGCCATTTTGCTACACCATATGTGAGGTTTTTTATTCGAAATCTTGATGGTGGAACTTGGATGATACTGTACATGTGGTTATGGTAATATAGGATACTGTACATGATGATTATGGCAATATAGCTCAAGGATAATAAGTGCCGAAAGAATAGGGCATAAGTGGGACACAACCACTACACTATGGAAAATTAagcattatttaatatataaatccgCTGGTGCGGGAGACCATAGTTAACGAGTTCGAGAATACAAGGGAAAACGATATTCTAATGCGAGAGATATAGTTTAAAAGAAGTTGGATTTTTCAAGATCAATGCCTACGACTCTTTAAGGATCGGATATTCTGATGACGTGGTTATATAATCTGAATGTGATGTTCTGTAGTATATAGAAACGGAAGAGTGCAATTGCAAGAAGTTGGAACAAAGTTATTGTCGGTGGATTTTGAGGGTTGATTCCTCCCACGGCCAAATAAGCCAAACATTCGAGTTGAACCTTAATTCTTTAAGGTCGgtattctattaaaaaaaaataaacgatgaGCAGATGATGATGTATATATTGATTTCATTTTGTTAGTATAATTATCATCACCGtttagtatttaatttaattccaatGTAAAAATATGAAAGAATGATAACAAAACTACAATTATCTATTTGATACTCAAAAGTGGAGTAATGAACTCGAAAGAGTTATCATGATTTTTTAACTGTGAGGTTTACAAATTTATTGGACAAACAAGAGGTAGAATTATCCAAAAAATGACACCAAGAAAATGATATAGGAAAATAAGTAACAGCTTATCAAAACatatcataaattaattttgtatgGCACCATACAATTGTGCACACAGCTTCAAGGATAATAAGATTGCTCTTTTTCGTCTTTTACAAACTATAGTGATAAGACTAACATAGACCAAAAAatgggaacaaaaaaaaaaaaaaaaaaaaaaaaaaaaaaaagaagaagaagaagaagaagaaaaagaaaaaagaaaaagccaTGTTTTCgtagaaataaaatttaacagATCTCAATCATCTGACATTGCACGGCTGATTACATGAACAGGGCCATTTTAGTTTTCCTTTGGTATGGCTAGCAAAGGATCAATGGTTAAAAAATAGTAGCACCCTTGGGATAAAGCTACTTCAGAGTCATCAATATGATCTGAACTTATTACTCTTCAGAGAAACTATGAAAAGATATCAAGGAAAGCCTCCAGAAAAGTTCCTCAGAGACAATACCGCAATGTAATGTAAACAATGTACACCATTCCTCAAAGATGGTCACAGATTGCATCGGTGAACTCAGTAGTTGATGATGAACCACCAAGATCGGCTGTTCGATACTTCCCTTCTGCAATGGTGTTGAGGATGGCATCTTGGATTCGATCTGCTTTGTCCTGAAGCTCTAAATGCCGAAGCATTGTGACAGCGCTCAAAAGCAAAGCAGTTGGATTTGCCATGTTCTGTGCAAGTTTAACCATTCTTCAGATACATGAAAAATACCTTTTAATAAAGAAAGTGCATTTATCAAAACATATATTCAACCTCGTCGATTACTTTTATATTGGTCGAGCTTTGGAAAAATGTGCGAATTTGAAGTCCTGTTAATTGGATTCTGATAGAACTCCTTTCTAGATTTAGGAATTCTTCTTTATTACAGTAAAGAATTACAAACAGAATTGATGAATTATCAATTCTGCAATACACTGACTTGACCTTGCTCTCCAAGAATCAATCGCAAACTTACGACAAAAGTTTCATAATTCTTTTCCCGCCCAAACTACCTAATTATATACAGCAACTCACCGACTCTCTCTCCTTCCACATTTAACACGTGCTTACTaactatttgtttatttatttttatttctcctTTTGTAAACTTACTTGATTGGGGATCTAACATTACTTCCCCCTTTCAAATttaccttgtcctcaaggtgtaGGTTAGAATAAAGCTTCTTCATTTCATCATAGTCTTCCCAAGAAGCTTCATAATCCGGTAGGCCTTGCCAAGCAACCAAAACTTCCCAATTCCCAGATTTGTCTAGCCTGTACTCTTGAATTTCGTCAGGCTGAGAATGCCATTCAAACTTCTCAGTCACATGCTGTAATGTAGGTAATACGCTCGTTTGATCACTCACAAACTTTTTTAATTGAGAGACATGGAAGACAGGATGAATAACAGCACCAGCTGGTAATTCCAGCCTGTATGCTACCTCACCAATTCTTTCCAGAATTTTGTAAGGCCCAAAATACCGTGATGATAGCTTTTCATTCCTTTTACTTCGCAAAGTAGCCTGTTGATAAGGACGAATTTTTAACACCAATTCACCAATTTGAAATTCAACATGTCGCCTCTTACGGTCAAGCATACAATTTCATCTGTTGCTATGCCAACTACAAATGTTCACGTAACGCAGCTAATGCTATATCCCGTTCCCGTAACTGCTCATCGACAGACGAATTCGAAGTGCCCCTCTCTCCGTATGATAACAAAGTTGGCGGCTTACGACCATACACCACTTGGAATGAAGACATATCAAGTGCTCTCTAATAAGTGGTATTGTACCAAAACTCGGCCCACGACAGCCATAAAATCCATTCCCTTGGGCATTCGTTACAGAAACACCTAAGATAAGTTTCCAAGTCCCTGTTTACTACTTCCGTTTGTCCATCGGACTGCAGATGATACGCCGTGCTTTTTCGGAGTTTAGTACCCGCCAACCTAAACAACTCATTCCAAAAATGGCAGAGAAACACCTTGTCCCTGTCAGAAACAATGGAGGAAGAAAAACCATGCAATCGAACTATTTCCTTCACAAAAATATCCACTACCGACTTAGCTGTATATGGATGTTTTAAGGCTAGGAAATGACTGTACTTGCTGAACTGATCTACTACAACTAATACCACATCACATCCCTTTGCCTTAGATAAGCCATCAATGAAACCATAGAAATATCACTCAAACTTGACGGGGAATTTCCAGTGGTATTGACAACCTAGCCGGTGACAGAGCCAAACTTTTATTACGCTAGCAAATCAAACATGCTTCACAATGTTTTTTAACGTCAGACTTCATTCCCTCCCAATACAACTCGCTATTCTTTTATATGTTcttagaaaaccagaatgtcCTCCCACCACTGAATCATCAAAAGTATTCAACATTACTGGAATTAAAGATGAAGTTTTAGAGATAACCAACCGGTTTTTATAATGCAGGAAGCCATTCTTCAACGAAAATTTACTGTCTTGTGACCCCCATCTTCACACAAAGTGGTCATGACTTTCTGTAATTTCTCATCCTTCTCTACCTCCTCTTTTATAACTTTCAAATCAACCAGATATGGGGCTGAAATAACATTTAACTGAATATCCGGTGGTTTTCTCGACAAGGCATCAGCTACCTTATTTTCCAGACCCGGTTTACAAACCACTTCAAATGAATACCCCAGCAACTTAGATACTCATTTTTGATACTATTGTTGAATAACTCTCTGCTCCAACAAAAATTTAAGTGACTTCTGATCTGTTTTTACAACAAATTTCGCTCTCAGCAGATAAGGCCTCCATCTTTGTACAGACAACACAACAGCCATCAACTCACGTTCGTACACTGGCCGAGCTCTATCCCTCATTGACGAAGTATGACTATAGAAAGCAATGGGTCTTTTTGACTGAACTAACACTGCCCCCACTCCAAAACTAGAAGCATCCGTCTCAATTTCAAAAGGATGGTCAAACTGGGTAATGCTAATACCAGTAAAGACATCATCGCAGATTTCAACTTCAATAATGCTTCCTCAGACTCTTCACTCCATTTAAATCCACCCTTCTTAAATAGTTGGGTTAAAGGAGCAACTATAGATTCATAATGTTGGACAAATCTCCTATAGTAGCCCGTTAACCCAAGGAATCCCTGAACTTCTCTTATGTTTGTTGGACACGGCCAGTCAGCAACTGCTTTAATTTTATTAGAATCAACTTCTACTCCTTCCCCTGATATGGCGTGTACCAAATATTCAATCTTTTGCTGGGACACGTTTTCTTATTAGCAAATAAAGCATGTCTTCTCTATGTAAGAAAGACCTTTTCAATATGCTCAACATGGTCTCTCTCATCTTTGctataaatcaaaatatcatcaaagAAGACCAAAACAAACTTTCTCAAGAATGGTTTGAAGATATTATTCATCAAGGCTTGAAAGGTAGCCGGAGCATTAGTTAATCCAAACGGCATAACAAGAAACTCATAATGACCCTCATGAGTGCGAAAAACCGTTTTTGGAATGTCCTCATCAACCATTCTTATCTGATGATACCCTGATTTGAGATCTATCTTTGAAAACACGGTTGCGCCGTTCAATTCATCAAATAATTCCTCAACCACGGGTATTGGAAACTTATCAGGGATCGTAGCTTCGTTTACTGCACGATAATCGACACAAAAACGCCAactaccatctttctttttgaCCAATAGAACTGGACTCGAGAAGGGACTATTACTTGGCCTAATAACCTCTAACGATAACATCCACCAATCTCTCCATTTCTGCCTTCTGTTGAAAACCATATCTATATGGTCTTACATTGATTGGATTAGTCCCTTCTTTTAAATGTATTTGATGCTCAATTTTTCTCCTCGGCGGAAGCTTCTCAAGCCAATCAAACACATCTTCAAATTGCTTCAACATCATTTGCAGAGGCCCAGTTATTGCTCTGCTCAATCTCTTCACAAACTTCTACCGCTCTACATTCAATCAAAAACCCTTCATCCTGATCCACCTAAGTCTTAAACATACTCTTGAGACTAATTCGAGCTTTGGTAAGACTAGGATCCCCCTTAACACAGATTTGTTTCCCTTCGGCAGAAGATGTGAGCGTTAGATTTTTCCAATCAACTACCGTTACCCCCAAAGAATGGAGCCATTGCATACCCAAAATAACATCAACCCCTCCAAGCTCCAAAGGAAGAAACTCTTCCTTCACACTCCAATTCATTAATTGAATTTCTACATCTTCACATACACTTTTGCCTTGTATTGCTGTTCCCGATCCCAATATGACTCCATAGCGAGCAGTTTCTCTGATTGGCAATTGTAACGATTTTACCAACTTCTCAGAAATGAAATTGTGAGTAACCCCACAATCTATCAAAATGATCACTTCTCTTCCTTGCAACTTGCCTCTGACCTTCATTGTACCAAGATCATTTAATCCAACAACAGAGTTTGTAGACAACTCTGCAAAAGCCTTCTGCTCCTCCTCCACTTGCAGCACTGCTAATGTCTTTTCTTTAGTTGCATTCTCTTCAATTATCTCATATTCCTCGCCCTCCTTTATCACCACAAACATCTTCAGTTCGCGTAATTCCTTCATTTTACACTTATGATCAGccgagtacttttcattacatcTAAAACAAGGCCCCTTCTCTTTTCAAGCTTGAAATTCGGCATCGGGTAATCTTCTTGAATTAATTTCTTTTCGAACTTCGGCAGTATTAGAACTCCTCAACGTGATGGTTCGCATAGGAAAGGAAGTGTTTCCTTTATTGTCAGTCGCATTGTTGCTAGTCGTTCCTCTGTTAGTTGCTGTGGCCTGAGGGGGATATTTTCCGCCCGCAAAGCCATTTAAATTTGCTTCGTTTCGAATTAATTCTCTATTCTCAACAAGCTGTGCAACTTCCATCATTTCAGCCAAACCTTTCGGTCAATAAAAGGCTACTTCTGCTCTTATCCACGGAAATAAACCATTCATGAACGTATCCTCGATTGCAGAGTCTTGAACATCACATAATGGCGCAACTAACTTATCAAACAAATTTCGGTACTCATCTACCGTGGTTTCTTGTTTAATTTGGAGAAACTTCCTTAATATCGTCCCATCTCGTCCCATCTCTGCTAGATCTAAACCTTACTAACAGTCTTTCTTTCAGATTCGACCAGCTAAGaaacttttctctttcttcttgaGACCGATACCAATGTAAAGCAAGGCCATCGAAACTTATTGTAGAAACCAACATTTTTTCAGAATCAGAAAGCTTATGGATTTGGAAATACCTCTCAGCACGGAAAAGCCATGAATCTGGATCCTCTCCGACGAACACTGGCATTTCAACCTTTTTGAATTTATTTCGATCCGGCGCAACTTCATCGATCTCTGTTTTTCTTTCATTTCGCCGTCCGCATCATTTTGGTCCGATACAACCGATTTGCTCGTTGTcgcttctttctcttttcctttattCGTCACAAATCACGCGCAATTGATTCATCATTTCAGTCGCTAACTGTAGACCGATCTTTCGCCACGGTTTCCATTATCATCAACAGCATTTGTTGCTGTTTATCGGACTGCGATCGCATCGTCTCTATGTTCTTCGCGATATCGTTTAAACTCAGTTCAATGATCAGCATCTTTCCTAACTCTTTCTTCATCAATGCGATCTCCTGATCGATCATCTCAAGCCGTTCTTCAATTCTGGTCTGAACCATCCTTCCCTCGATCgcggctctgataccaatttgataGAACTCCTTTCTAGATTTAGGAATTCTTCTTTATTACAGTAAAGAATTACAAACAGAATTGATGAATTATCAATTCTGCAATACACTGACTTGACCTTGCTCTCCAAGAATCAATCGCAAACTTACGACAAAAGTTTCATAATTCTTTTCCCGCCCAAACTACCTAATTATACACAGCAACTCACCGACTCTCTCTTATTCAACACGTGCTTACTaactatttgtttatttatttttatttctcctTTTGTAAACTAACTTGATTGGGGGTCTAACAGATTCATTAAGAAAGGTAGAAAAGAATATACTATCTTGGTTTTGGTATGAGATTTCAGGTTGAACTGCATGTTAAACTTCTAAATGACTCTATGAAGTGAAATTTGAAGATAAATGTCAAGGAAAATATGTAGGTTCCCATGAATGCTACCTGAGATTCATTTTGTACTAACAtgttttattgttattttgttCTTTATTGGAACATTACACGTGCTTCTCAGACCTTTGTTCTCCACTTTCCTAAGTAGAAAATTTATTCCTGATTCTGATATATAGGGGGCTACCTATCAAGGGTATTAAGTTGGTATCTAAAAAAATAACTGCGATTAAGAGAAAAGAGGTTACTCTTCATCCTGTATTTTCTatctgttcttttttgtttcaattttttttagaaaaaaaggtTTAAGAGATTTTAGCAATTTTTCATTTAGGAAGAAGTTTTTCCACAAACATTTTCTCTTGCTACTCTGCATTTTTCTACACTTTTTCTAATCTCAGGTCTACACACTTTAGTTTTGTCTTTTAACTTCTACTGGCAATTTAAACAATAGAATGGATTTTAATATCATTTCCTACTAATAATACTCACTTGGTTCTATAATTTAAAGATATAAAACTTATGATGAACATATTCAACAAATgaaaaattgtaatttaatATAACCAAGCAATTCCATGTCAAACATTGTAATCCATCTGTCTCAAGCATTAAActtcataaataaataatattctcatgttttttttttcacataaACATTAAGCAATTCCATGTCGGAAAGCGATTAGTCACGTAGCATCGATCTCCAAGGTTGTCAAGATTATTGATAGAAAAGAGGAATTTGAAACAAATTATTAGGGCAAGAACTAAATTGACACTGCTAAGCCCTATGATATGATGCAAATTAAAACCTAGAAATAGTTTAAAAATCTATAAATAACTGATAGCAATACATACAAGTAACATACAGAACAATGGACGTTCTACAGCAGAGAAATGTGatcaaacaaaagaataaaagacAATGCAGACATGCAAGGCATTGATCTTAAAGTTATGAAGCCTAACCTTTCCAGCAATATCCGGTGCTGAACCATGCACAGCCTCAGCAAGAGCAATACCTCCCTCACCAATATTACAGCTGCATAATATAATGTTTTTTAACGTTAGATAATCTGTAAACTtaccataaaaaataaaagtgagGCATCATTACCTTGGTGTTAATCCTAATCCTCCAATCAGACCAGCACAGAGATCACTAATAATGTCACCATAAAGATTCGGCATAACCAATACATCAAAGAGTGCTGGATTCTTCACAAGCTGCACAAAGTAGAAACACAATGAAGACCAGTTCCATCTGACTTACACTTTGCATAACAAAAGTCAAAATTCAGTGAAATTTTATTGTGTGAAAACTCTTTTTATGATCCCAAATTTCATCATCAAATCAGTTAATTATCAGAAACACATTCTGGAGAATACACTAGAAGTTGTAGATTGACCCTGCCGGACCTCCACATCAACTCTAGGAATTAATTCCCCTACAAGTGCTATGATTATTGAACATGAAGTAACCCATACCATCATACAGCAGTTATCAATGACAACTTCCTCATACTTTATCTCAGGATACTTCTTTGCAACTTCTCGACAACACTGAAAGTGAAGACACGAAGAATATTTTAGATGAGGTCACCAACGCCCGGTGGAAAGTGCATATGAGAGAATAGTTAACAATTTGAAATTTCGTTGCACCTTGAGAAAAAGACCATCAGTTTTCTGCATAATATTGGCTTTGTGAATTGCAGAGACTCTCTCCCTCCCATGAGTTTTGGCATAGTGAAAAGCATATTCTGCCACCCGTAAACTTGCTTGACGGGTAATGATCTTAAGGCTTTCAACCACACCTCTCACCACCTATAGCACGCAAGAAATTCTACATGTAAATCACATTGAGATTGTTTTCCGTTACCTTGATAGAAAACATAGATGCTTACTTGATGTTCAAGTCCACTGTACTCCCCTTCTGTGTTCTCACGGATGGTGATAAGATTTACATTATCATATCGAGTTTTATAACCAGGTAGGCTGTAGCAAGGCCTCACATTAGCATATAAATTAAGTTCCTTTCTCAAGGTAAGGTTTAAAGAACGATGGCCTTTTCCAATTGGTGTGGCCATGGGTCCTTTCAAACCCACACCATTACGTCTCACTGATTCTAAGCTTTCCCATGTGAGGAAACTTTGAGTTCGAGGATCTATTTCATCCCCAACGTAGTGTTCTTCCCATTCGATGGGCACATCAGCAGTTCTAAACACCTGTACAGGTGAAAAATGAAATACATCACACAACGCCGTGAATATCACTTAGGCAATCAAAAAGACAAAGAAGAAAATATCTCTTAAGTTATCCATTTACCCAGAAACTTAAGTTAATGGATGAAGATAATTTTAACATTATATAGTCTAACATTCCCTCTCACTCGTGGACTTAGAATAGGCAGACCCAACAAgtgaaaatcaatattaattatGAAAAAAACATCATAGCAAAACAAAGGACCTCCTGCCCCGATACCATCGACCCAACAGCTTAAGCTAAAGGACGAAAGTGAATCTAAATCTAGTAGAATATCATCAAACACAGTCATAAATCACTGATTGACCCTAGCTAATGGATGAAGGCAAATTTACTATTATATTGACTAGCAGTCTTTGTTTTTAATGCTCCGTAAAATGGTTAGCGCAAGGAATTTTCCTCTTATTTTCAAGAGTAACTGAGACACTACTAAGATTTGGAAAAAAAACGGCAGTACTCTTGAATCATCAtctaataatagaaaaaaaaaaaaaaaaaaaacccaacgACATGAGCAAAAGAAACAAATTCTCATAAAATAGAACACAAACTAAATACTCCCCAACACCATACGATCAAACGTTGTAGTAACAAACTCAGATCAATTGTCTCGAATTATTGCAAGGGAAATTCCGACAAGGTAGAAAAAACGGGACAATTATCGTAGTTAAACAGAATTGAGATCATGGAAAGAAAGCAATACCTGTTTGACGGACGCCGCAATTTCGGGACCAATACCATCGCCGGGGAAGAGAGTGGCTCGGATCGGAGTAGTTGCGGAAGAAAAAGCCCTAAACGGGAAGGGAGAGGAAGAGGTAAGGTTAGAAGAAAGGGAGAAGATCTGACCCGATTGGCTTCTAAGGGCGCGTTTGAGGAGCTGCGAAGCCATGATTGACGACGaagaattgaagaaaaataatcaaAGAGAATGTCTTAACCAAAAATGTTTTgttaaataacaaataaatttagtttttattttctttaattttataaacCAAAAAAGGGCCGTTTGAACGAAAAAGCTTAAGATTCTTGGGCTTCTTCGTGGGCTTTTGGGCTGGACTGATGCCCAATTTAAACTTTTGACTCCAAACgaagaagaataaataaatGTCATTGAAGTTTAtgctaatttttttctttttgaaagagaaagaaaagagtttatgaataaaaatttatcatttcTATAATATCCATAATTGAGTAATTGAATACCATTTATTTATGGTAATTTGGGTGATTGCTTACAAAAATCAGAatcgagtttttttttttttgttaaaaatcGAATTTTATTCTAGATTATTTCCTTCTCTGATTTTTTGTCCATAGAATTAATTCTATGTACgatttttcattttgaaaaaaatacaaagTATTGATCTAATTTCAAACAATGCAATAAAGGGAGGCAGAGGGCTCAAGCTTTGTAGCctctcattttcctttttttgttaGCTACGCTAAAGTGAGtttaatgatagaaattaacatctttgattttttttaaaaaaaaattagggatTCGATCTTATATTTAAATAGTCATTTTGTTGGAATGATTTTGTCGTAAGATTTGGTATAAAAAGCTTTTAGTATATTTTAGTAAAAAAGCACCTACTCTTTTTCTTGTTTAAATTCTGTGCACATTTGATGAAGGAGTTGAATTAGAGCAATAAGCAATAAACAATTTAACATAAGGTTGTGTTGCAATACTCTATGACGCAATATTGATACATTGatatttcaatttaaaaaaggaaataacacaaaatcatttttaaaatttattgaaattacaaGTTCTAAtattttacatttaaaaatatataaagcaTCACAGTGTAAACCATACTTAAAATTATATATCATTGTCTAATAGGTATCAAATTCAAAACCAAACATTGACATTAACAAATCGATAGGACCACTTGACTTGACTTTATCAAGTCGCTAAACTTCATATTTTGATGAATACAAAATGGATTTTGGTAATGAATGGAACTTCCTCTGCTTGCTTCCCAAGTTTCAACCATATCAGCAGATAAAATTCTCACTACTCAACAAAGTTGTTTTGATCTTGTGTTAGTATAAAAGTTTGACGCGTAAGTTCGTATGTTTATGTATAATATCATCATCTCTAAAAGTGATATTTAGTGTTTTTATCATTGAGTCAACTTTCGGATAAACTTTTTAACTTTCGTAAATAatcaaactttttattttgtatataaTTTATCTATGacgttttcaaaattttaaaaagttaatatatatatattgatcaTAAGATTAAATTTGTGTATATCAAGattaaaccctaaatttaaaattttatgttaaGTAGATgtgtggattttttttttaaaattatcaatAGATCAAGAGGCTAATTGATAAAAAATTAAACGTTTAGCAAATGTGTtagaattaaaattgaaaaattaacaactaattaactattatttttAGTGTTAGAGAATTATTAGatacaaaattcaaatatttaacCTCTTTTAGATATAACCTTAAAATTTTTAGCACCAAACTTGTAATTATCCGTTTATTTCGATTGGACCAAATTACAAATCACATTTAGTTTAGGatagttatatatatttaaagtcATATAATAAACCATATACAGTACTTTAGTATTAATGGTCAATATGAACATATATTCGACTAACATAAATTTTTACTATAAATTGAGGGTAAAAGTTCAATTCTTCAACACCACAAtctataaaagaaaaaggatagtTGCAATGAATTAAACGTTAATTAACAATTATCGAGGGTCGATAGTTTGATCCTCCAAATTTtgaatatagaaaaatgaaggTTGGGAGGTAATTTGAGTATAGAAAATTAGAAATCTTAAGTTATAAACTTCCACGTTTGAAAATCACTCCCACACTGTACAAACAAAACCCAACTGCCTTATTTGAATCATTTGCTCTCAACCAACCTTCCTCACCAACCGCACACAACGTTGATCCAAATTTCTATTAATAGCATCGTTTTCCTTTCTCCTACAACTCCCACAAAAACAAAAGACCAATATAGTTCTAATTCCTTCAACTAAAAATGGCCCTATTCAAAACCAGCTCCATTCATGACCCACTCAATTGGGGTGTGGCTGCCGATTCCCTCAAGGGAAGCCACTTTGATGAGGTGAAGCGCATGGTAGAGGAGTATGAGAGGCCCCGTGTCCAGCTTGACGGTGAGACACTCACTATCTCTCAAGTTGCTGCTATTGCTACTAGGACTTCTGATGTTATTGTCGAGCTTTCAGAGTCTACTAGACTTGGTGTTAAAGCTAGTAGTGATTGGATTATGGAGAGTTTAAATAAAGGAACCGATAGTTATGGCATCACTACTGGATTTGGTGCTACGTCTCATAGAAGAACCAAACAAGGTGAGGCCCTCCAAAAGGAGCTTATTAGATTCTTAAAT contains:
- the LOC103491169 gene encoding isocitrate dehydrogenase [NAD] catalytic subunit 5, mitochondrial — its product is MASQLLKRALRSQSGQIFSLSSNLTSSSPFPFRAFSSATTPIRATLFPGDGIGPEIAASVKQVFRTADVPIEWEEHYVGDEIDPRTQSFLTWESLESVRRNGVGLKGPMATPIGKGHRSLNLTLRKELNLYANVRPCYSLPGYKTRYDNVNLITIRENTEGEYSGLEHQVVRGVVESLKIITRQASLRVAEYAFHYAKTHGRERVSAIHKANIMQKTDGLFLKCCREVAKKYPEIKYEEVVIDNCCMMLVKNPALFDVLVMPNLYGDIISDLCAGLIGGLGLTPSCNIGEGGIALAEAVHGSAPDIAGKNMANPTALLLSAVTMLRHLELQDKADRIQDAILNTIAEGKYRTADLGGSSSTTEFTDAICDHL